A region from the Arachis ipaensis cultivar K30076 chromosome B01, Araip1.1, whole genome shotgun sequence genome encodes:
- the LOC107607005 gene encoding uncharacterized protein LOC107607005: MIDASPFSSLEDAISFARQLWFKESRIQSWLDAFSGHSHLFRAIRYAPGSMMREMLHWDRKYRAKFGFEFITSTETWLSQEILDEVKMARKGRYTKKPKSGPGCQQPLTAPPSGSGSHQADSQVLPAGGDGIPPTSRPFRPPRSEPRPATQMSANSVHNSELGQETLLEANAPEVESRDHEDDDHSSASGAQSRKRRKTTEFWTVKIIDSDGTVKPARLSVREAMERPNGRRIVLRFNNEMQPIGDEAGLLSGVLGLLGSDYAKFPIGKESWHKVTTKNKVYNECVKQIFHFDEDSEGSIKKYILQSMGRSWKETRLRLYNAFYEPTFTFEQNIEHRPPEID, translated from the exons ATGATAGATGCGTCTCCTTTCTCTTCATTGGAGGACGCAATCTCATTTGCAAGGCAGTTGTGGTTCAAAGAGTCCCGTATACAATCATGGTTGGATGCCTTCTCTGGACACAGTCACCTCTTTCGAGCCATTCGTTATGCCCCGGGATCAATGATGAGG GAAATGCTTCATTGGGACCGAAAGTACCGGGCTAAATTTGGGTTTGAGTTTATAACAAGTACGGAAACATGGTTATCACAGGAAATACTTGACGAGGTGAAG ATGGCTAGGAAAGGTCGGTACACGAAAAAGCCAAAATCAGGACCAGGATGTCAGCAACCTCTAACCGCTCCACCTTCGGGCTCAGGTTCCCACCAGGCTGACTCTCAAGTCCTCCCCGCTGGTGGTGACGGCATCCCTCCAACTTCCCGCCCATTTCGTCCGCCGCGCAGTGAACCTAGGCCTGCTACACAAATGAGCGCAAATAGCGTTCACAACTCGGAGCTAGGCCAGGAGACCCTTTTGGAGGCTAATGCTCCAGAGGTAGAATCTCGTGATCATGAAGATGACGACCACTCTAGTGCTTCTGGAGCTCAGAGTCGTAAAAGGCGCAAGACTACAGAATTTTGGACAGTTAAGATAATCG ATTCTGACGGCACAGTCAAGCCGGCAAGATTAAGCGTGAGGGAGGCTATGGAACGGCCTAATGGGAGAAGGATCGTGCTGAGATTCAACAACGAAATGCAGCCAATTGGAGACGAGGCTGGACTGCTAAGTGGGGTGCTTGGTCTGCTTGGATCTGACTACGCAAAATTTCCTATCGGTAAGGAAAGTTGGCACAAGGTTACCACTAAAAACAAGGTGTATAACGAATGTGTGAAG CAAATTTTTCATTTTGACGAAGATAGTGAAGGTAGTATCAAGAAATATATTTTGCAAAGTATGGGAAGGTCTTGGAAGGAAACTAGGCTGAGGTTGTATAATGCCTTCTACGAGCCAACATTCACATTTGAGCAGAATATCGAGCACCGTCCACCGGAAATTGATTGA